One window from the genome of Natrialba magadii ATCC 43099 encodes:
- a CDS encoding DUF5518 domain-containing protein translates to MTPLSRFRKNINYGQFRTAVLLGIASIPFTFGINWVLTPDPVSATPLFIASIISGYLYQSHSIKGTHVGVVTGLTGGIPIVLWQSGATVVDWWGHSTLVDAVGDSWLMAISSVGAGVATFGLLTIVMVVIGVIGGFIGEWMNNRIDRTHTLRSEA, encoded by the coding sequence ATGACCCCGCTCAGCAGATTCCGTAAGAACATAAATTACGGACAGTTTCGCACAGCAGTCCTCCTCGGAATCGCTTCGATTCCATTTACTTTCGGGATTAATTGGGTACTCACGCCTGACCCGGTTTCAGCAACACCATTGTTCATTGCCTCCATAATTTCAGGGTATCTATACCAGTCTCATTCAATCAAAGGAACCCATGTAGGCGTTGTAACCGGTCTAACTGGGGGTATTCCGATTGTCCTCTGGCAGAGTGGAGCAACAGTCGTTGACTGGTGGGGACATTCAACCCTCGTGGATGCTGTCGGAGACTCTTGGCTGATGGCTATTTCCTCAGTTGGAGCGGGTGTGGCCACCTTTGGTCTTCTGACGATTGTCATGGTGGTAATTGGAGTGATTGGTGGATTCATTGGTGAATGGATGAACAATCGCATTGACCGAACGCACACGCTCAGGTCAGAAGCATAA
- a CDS encoding winged helix-turn-helix transcriptional regulator, translating to MADTLREFFELRGGIGLLVVLKGDSKRFKHLNERLQISSSTLSKRIGEAKDLGLITPEIDDRETSVKNQYRITERGQYVIAKMERLDIVHAYRTMLDMQAQVEDGKQELVEWIEGEETKEELARRSDSDPYVDPFGEDVTDFSGEDSDRDYDDEFFTKE from the coding sequence ATGGCAGACACGCTTAGGGAGTTCTTTGAGTTGCGTGGCGGGATTGGTCTCCTCGTGGTGCTGAAGGGTGATTCCAAGCGGTTCAAACATCTGAACGAGCGATTACAGATTAGTTCGTCAACGTTGTCGAAGCGGATCGGGGAAGCGAAGGACCTCGGACTGATTACTCCGGAAATCGACGACCGGGAGACATCGGTGAAGAACCAGTATCGGATTACAGAGCGTGGGCAGTATGTAATAGCAAAAATGGAGCGATTAGACATCGTCCACGCGTATCGAACAATGCTTGATATGCAGGCACAAGTTGAGGATGGGAAGCAAGAGCTGGTGGAGTGGATTGAGGGTGAGGAGACGAAAGAGGAGTTAGCGAGACGCAGTGACAGTGATCCGTACGTTGATCCGTTCGGTGAAGATGTGACGGACTTCTCGGGTGAAGACTCTGATCGAGATTATGATGATGAGTTCTTCACTAAGGAGTAA
- a CDS encoding transposase yields MTATPNTKQTVLDSLRESHREWPYSEAYDTVNGDPWPLAWDAAAFIEEWFAHPEHNDVEEAICYVELSPSKFGYDVADWHFKQPPASLLKAHLLRIVKGWGGETALHDYLDDNPELVAELGFEDGLASKTTLWRVWNEDRLSDEHKQVVRTIGQVLVDVAREHDVPAPDEVFHPDTSVDTPDGIEQDDSTVRDRTIAKTREIWQQAKPIVTENYELPRGKNTEVHDNAFLEAHAFIGSREEMYAENGTWNFAAETTRNRVQTGSTHRHHLQKIGPDAARKMHRDTTRELIERARRDSELVDGVLVSIDITKSNPYRTKRKIESDEDGNVTNTWLLGYKNDGEDESTEFYFQWASIQIVGLDIPLVLDAIPVHRGLSRVAIVDQLLETATDMVDIELVMMDREFAHDPVKEVCEDHGVWYLNPGKMHSSERATCTRLRRQEKLVHIESDEASTADGDEGTTLDDFTAEETTDDDEGGRKRVYVPAMNAERTNDTIEDDEDSVDDEAGEESGEEDVLRQELLRDFAEATDADTEDVGQMFGDVIDEVREEEEEQELPGSKEDKELYMLFETNHPDLELPGDTGEDGDEMSELEKAHMAARVIRKYKHRWGIENGFKQIKSFRVRTTSMDHEYRFFNFLYACTMYNVWRLTDLLVKLELRAESEFRYEPLVTADLFLTIAKDYVGLDPPD; encoded by the coding sequence ATGACGGCCACTCCCAACACGAAACAAACGGTCCTTGACTCCTTACGTGAGTCTCACCGGGAGTGGCCATACTCGGAAGCCTACGACACGGTCAACGGAGACCCATGGCCGCTCGCGTGGGATGCCGCCGCATTCATCGAAGAATGGTTCGCACACCCAGAACACAACGACGTAGAAGAAGCGATCTGTTACGTCGAACTCTCCCCGTCGAAATTCGGGTATGACGTGGCTGACTGGCATTTCAAACAGCCACCAGCATCGCTGCTAAAAGCACACCTGCTCCGTATCGTCAAAGGATGGGGCGGCGAGACTGCCCTTCACGACTATCTTGACGATAACCCAGAGCTGGTTGCTGAACTTGGATTTGAGGATGGGCTCGCATCGAAAACCACGCTCTGGCGGGTATGGAATGAAGATCGTCTCTCAGACGAGCACAAACAGGTTGTGCGGACTATCGGGCAGGTGCTGGTTGATGTCGCACGCGAACACGACGTGCCAGCACCGGACGAAGTCTTCCATCCTGATACGAGCGTTGACACACCTGACGGTATCGAACAGGATGATTCAACAGTTCGGGACCGGACGATTGCGAAAACACGGGAGATCTGGCAACAGGCCAAGCCGATAGTGACGGAGAACTATGAACTTCCGCGTGGGAAGAACACAGAGGTTCACGACAACGCATTCCTCGAAGCGCACGCGTTCATCGGTTCACGAGAGGAAATGTACGCGGAGAACGGTACGTGGAACTTCGCGGCAGAAACAACCCGTAACCGCGTTCAGACGGGCAGTACTCATCGCCACCATTTACAGAAAATCGGGCCGGATGCCGCTCGGAAGATGCACCGTGACACGACACGTGAGTTGATCGAGCGGGCTCGCCGTGACTCGGAACTCGTTGACGGTGTCCTCGTGAGCATTGACATCACGAAGTCGAATCCGTATCGGACGAAACGGAAAATCGAGTCTGACGAGGACGGGAACGTGACGAACACGTGGTTGCTCGGGTACAAGAACGATGGTGAAGACGAGTCTACGGAGTTCTACTTTCAGTGGGCGAGCATCCAAATTGTCGGATTAGATATTCCACTCGTATTGGATGCGATTCCCGTGCATCGCGGGCTCTCACGTGTCGCTATCGTTGACCAGCTCTTGGAGACTGCGACCGACATGGTTGATATTGAGTTGGTGATGATGGATCGGGAGTTTGCCCACGACCCGGTGAAAGAGGTCTGTGAGGATCACGGTGTGTGGTATTTGAATCCGGGGAAAATGCATTCGAGTGAGCGGGCGACGTGTACGCGTCTTCGCCGTCAAGAGAAACTCGTCCATATCGAGAGTGATGAGGCCAGCACCGCTGACGGTGATGAGGGCACAACGCTTGATGACTTCACCGCCGAGGAGACAACCGACGATGATGAGGGTGGACGGAAGCGTGTGTATGTGCCAGCAATGAATGCTGAGCGGACGAATGACACGATAGAGGACGATGAGGATTCTGTAGATGACGAAGCAGGTGAGGAGTCAGGCGAAGAGGATGTGCTTCGTCAGGAGTTACTCCGCGATTTCGCAGAAGCGACTGATGCGGATACGGAAGATGTGGGGCAGATGTTCGGTGACGTGATTGATGAGGTGCGTGAAGAGGAAGAAGAGCAGGAGCTGCCGGGAAGTAAGGAAGACAAGGAGTTGTATATGCTGTTTGAGACGAATCACCCTGATCTCGAACTTCCGGGCGATACAGGTGAGGACGGTGACGAGATGTCCGAGTTGGAGAAGGCGCATATGGCGGCGCGGGTGATCAGAAAATACAAGCATCGGTGGGGGATTGAGAACGGATTCAAGCAGATCAAGAGCTTCCGTGTCCGTACCACGTCGATGGACCACGAGTACCGGTTCTTCAATTTCCTGTACGCGTGTACGATGTACAATGTGTGGCGACTCACCGATCTACTGGTGAAGTTGGAGCTACGGGCTGAGTCCGAGTTCCGATATGAACCACTTGTGACAGCGGATCTGTTCCTGACGATTGCGAAGGATTACGTCGGATTAGATCCCCCCGACTGA
- a CDS encoding J domain-containing protein, whose translation MGETYYDVLGVEPTATQDELESAYRERVLETHPDHNDAPNATEQFQRVSTAREVLTDEAERARYDRLGHEAYVQAENGGPTAQAGYSSTGATATTEKQTRRETNRGRRAGQRRTRDWSFEEIRQEAERERARSQSGSRSSSRSGSGSSSRSRTRSRSQTQRTKHTQRTRQTQQHAYTRTSTDTTNTESGSTASADQTDSTADNTTSDDFQYAVHDWNDEVELEWQGRALDHQTMVGLACIWLLYPVFIYASLTPVFPTSANAVVAVCTLGLVAYLLTLPRIAAGIFGSWSLLVPVGLLTIEAIPVSLLSIYGFLALAGVWVPFGYALAVWWVLRP comes from the coding sequence ATGGGTGAGACGTACTACGACGTGCTCGGTGTCGAGCCAACCGCCACGCAGGACGAACTCGAGTCCGCCTACCGCGAGCGCGTCCTCGAGACCCATCCGGATCACAACGACGCCCCCAACGCGACCGAGCAGTTCCAGCGCGTCTCAACTGCACGCGAGGTGCTGACCGACGAGGCCGAACGAGCGAGGTACGACCGTCTCGGGCACGAAGCCTACGTCCAGGCAGAGAATGGCGGACCAACGGCGCAGGCGGGGTACTCGAGTACGGGTGCCACTGCAACCACAGAAAAACAAACGCGACGGGAGACGAATCGCGGTCGCCGAGCGGGGCAGCGGCGGACTCGTGACTGGTCGTTCGAGGAGATTCGCCAGGAGGCAGAACGGGAACGGGCGCGGTCGCAGTCTGGGTCGCGGTCCAGTTCCCGCTCTGGTTCCGGTTCCAGTTCCCGCTCCCGGACCCGTTCTCGATCCCAGACCCAGCGGACGAAACACACCCAGCGCACCAGACAGACACAACAGCACGCCTACACCCGGACCAGCACAGACACAACGAACACTGAATCCGGGTCAACTGCATCCGCAGATCAGACAGACAGCACAGCCGACAACACCACCAGCGACGACTTCCAGTACGCCGTCCACGACTGGAACGACGAGGTGGAACTCGAGTGGCAGGGACGAGCGCTCGACCACCAGACCATGGTCGGACTCGCCTGCATCTGGCTGCTCTACCCGGTGTTCATCTACGCGAGCCTGACACCGGTGTTTCCCACGAGCGCCAATGCGGTCGTCGCCGTCTGTACCCTCGGACTCGTCGCCTATCTGTTGACACTACCCCGAATCGCTGCCGGTATCTTCGGTTCGTGGAGCCTGCTCGTCCCGGTTGGGCTTCTCACGATCGAGGCGATTCCGGTCTCCCTGCTGTCGATCTACGGCTTTCTCGCGCTCGCGGGCGTCTGGGTGCCGTTTGGCTATGCACTCGCGGTTTGGTGGGTGCTACGGCCCTGA